In Hirundo rustica isolate bHirRus1 chromosome 2, bHirRus1.pri.v3, whole genome shotgun sequence, one genomic interval encodes:
- the GRTP1 gene encoding growth hormone-regulated TBC protein 1 isoform X2 — MAGREDGRDWAYRVDPYGFERPEDFDYASYEAFFSRYLVVLTRRAIKWSKLLKGKNSIQKSLKVKRYIRKGIPNEHRALVWMIVSGAQANMEQNPGYYHRLLEGEKNAKLLEAIKTDMNRTFPDNVKFRKTADPCLQHTLYNVLVAYGHHNKAVGYCQGMNFIAGYLILITKNEEESFWLLDALIGRILPDYYSPAMLGLKTDQEVLGELVKMKVPAVAELMERHGVMWTLVVSRWFICLFIDILPVETVLRIWDCLFYEGSKIIFRVALTLIKQNQAFILEATNFPDICDKFKQITKGALVTECHSFMQKIFTDPGSLSMATINKLRETCRENLLSQG, encoded by the exons ATGGCCGGGCGAGAGGACGGGCGGGACTGGGCGTACAG GGTTGATCCATATGGGTTTGAAAGGCCAGAGGACTTTGATTATGCATCCTATGAAGCATTCTTTTCCAGATACCTAGTGGTACTCACTAGAAGAGCAATAAAATGGTCCAAGCTCCTAAAGGGGAAAAACAGTATACAGAAGAGTTTAAAAG TGAAGAGATATATCAGGAAAGGCATCCCCAATGAACACCGTGCATTAGTCTGGATGATTGTGAGTGGGGCCCAAGCCAACATGGAACAAAACCCTGGGTATTACCACAGACTGCTTGAAGGAGAGAAGAATGCCAAGCTGCTTGAAGCAATCAAAACAG ACATGAACAGAACATTTCCAGACAATGTAAAATTCCGCAAAACCGCTGATCCGTGTTTGCAACACACACTCTACAATGTATTGGTAGCATATGGGCATCATAATAAAGCAGTAGGGTATTGTCAG GGCATGAACTTCATTGCTGGATACCTGATTCTTATTACAAAGAACGAAGAGGAGTCCTTTTGGTTGCTAGATGCGCTTATTGGAAGAATATTGCCTG ATTATTACAGTCCTGCAATGCTGGGCCTGAAAACGGATCAGGAAGTCCTTGGAGAACTTGTGAAAATGAAAGTTCCAGCTGTGGCAGAGTTGATGGAAAGACATGGAGTCATGTGGACCCTAGTGGTGTCACGCTGGTTTATATGCCTCTTCATTGACATTCTTCCAGTGGAG ACTGTGCTCCGAATATGGGATTGTTTATTCTATGAAGGGTCAAAGATCATCTTCCGTGTGGCCTTAACACTGATAAAGCAAAACCAAGCTTTTATTTTGGAAGCCACAAATTTCCCTGACATTTGTGATAAATTTAAGCAGATCACCAAAGGAGCACTTGTAACAGAGTGTCACAGCTTCATGCAG
- the GRTP1 gene encoding growth hormone-regulated TBC protein 1 isoform X1 — protein MPAEAHNSLPAPAKKRVDPYGFERPEDFDYASYEAFFSRYLVVLTRRAIKWSKLLKGKNSIQKSLKVKRYIRKGIPNEHRALVWMIVSGAQANMEQNPGYYHRLLEGEKNAKLLEAIKTDMNRTFPDNVKFRKTADPCLQHTLYNVLVAYGHHNKAVGYCQGMNFIAGYLILITKNEEESFWLLDALIGRILPDYYSPAMLGLKTDQEVLGELVKMKVPAVAELMERHGVMWTLVVSRWFICLFIDILPVETVLRIWDCLFYEGSKIIFRVALTLIKQNQAFILEATNFPDICDKFKQITKGALVTECHSFMQKIFTDPGSLSMATINKLRETCRENLLSQG, from the exons aTGCCCGCTGAAGCGCACAATTCCCTCCCGGCCCCCGCGAAAAAAAG GGTTGATCCATATGGGTTTGAAAGGCCAGAGGACTTTGATTATGCATCCTATGAAGCATTCTTTTCCAGATACCTAGTGGTACTCACTAGAAGAGCAATAAAATGGTCCAAGCTCCTAAAGGGGAAAAACAGTATACAGAAGAGTTTAAAAG TGAAGAGATATATCAGGAAAGGCATCCCCAATGAACACCGTGCATTAGTCTGGATGATTGTGAGTGGGGCCCAAGCCAACATGGAACAAAACCCTGGGTATTACCACAGACTGCTTGAAGGAGAGAAGAATGCCAAGCTGCTTGAAGCAATCAAAACAG ACATGAACAGAACATTTCCAGACAATGTAAAATTCCGCAAAACCGCTGATCCGTGTTTGCAACACACACTCTACAATGTATTGGTAGCATATGGGCATCATAATAAAGCAGTAGGGTATTGTCAG GGCATGAACTTCATTGCTGGATACCTGATTCTTATTACAAAGAACGAAGAGGAGTCCTTTTGGTTGCTAGATGCGCTTATTGGAAGAATATTGCCTG ATTATTACAGTCCTGCAATGCTGGGCCTGAAAACGGATCAGGAAGTCCTTGGAGAACTTGTGAAAATGAAAGTTCCAGCTGTGGCAGAGTTGATGGAAAGACATGGAGTCATGTGGACCCTAGTGGTGTCACGCTGGTTTATATGCCTCTTCATTGACATTCTTCCAGTGGAG ACTGTGCTCCGAATATGGGATTGTTTATTCTATGAAGGGTCAAAGATCATCTTCCGTGTGGCCTTAACACTGATAAAGCAAAACCAAGCTTTTATTTTGGAAGCCACAAATTTCCCTGACATTTGTGATAAATTTAAGCAGATCACCAAAGGAGCACTTGTAACAGAGTGTCACAGCTTCATGCAG